In Sandaracinaceae bacterium, the following proteins share a genomic window:
- a CDS encoding LysM peptidoglycan-binding domain-containing protein — MRHDRGIRCFGLIALCSWLALCLCAGEARAQATRYTVREGDTCRGIATRVYGDGEAYRRIHDANPQLGPPPHDLEPGTVLTLPAPEPPAELSAVHRRVERRPPAAAAFADARAGQQLPRGTQVRTHDAASAEITFADDAQVTVRERTLVIVYGGERRLAQRRVTRAELERGALRSRLGELAGRAPLEVETPSSRASLDGDGVVSVEEDGTSRVANHGRRVATVEAGGERVRLPPGTGTVVRRGERPTRARRLLPPPRWTVERSGPVIGFVGLGGNLRGGFEPVRGAARYRVEVAASPRGAELLTTLEVPGDARSFAAEGLPEGTVYVSAASIDPRGLEGRRSPWRAYTVRLARLVEPGGGTPEGDARPPRVWPGTWLVAPRTMDCRDDEGVWSGIVTLRETGSRSVTCRDRAGDEPAPLAVVVRDVRVEAEADARLVRDRTTTLRLRLPEGGPPTRTLVADLPDGFRAGPARAIEDGVSLEVYAAPDAPAEARVGLAVAAGSERVPLGSLVLAVTDPAPLEPAPTPARPDPPSPPPRPVQSAFGDLAWPSALSLRDERRGGLAAWIQAGALEAPGDPQVRVGVGARAQLPDLPLRVGFASQLDVLARPESPERRGDADLLANVGALLLDEGPLGAAIDLSVWIPTRAEPDSLGRVRFAPSLEGSWRPLPWLALRTRQGALVDATERGARLWSGAIGVDFAPIDALAFGAALEGTAGRFSDREGAALGVSGGAELRLGLLDVALGARVALTDEARALLGAWAVTGSVRLFAR, encoded by the coding sequence GTGAGGCACGATCGGGGCATCCGGTGCTTCGGCCTCATCGCGCTCTGTTCGTGGCTCGCGCTCTGTCTGTGCGCGGGCGAGGCGCGGGCGCAGGCGACCCGGTACACGGTGCGCGAGGGGGACACGTGCCGCGGGATCGCGACGCGGGTGTACGGGGACGGCGAGGCGTATCGACGGATCCACGACGCGAACCCGCAGCTGGGGCCGCCTCCGCACGATCTCGAGCCGGGGACGGTGCTCACGCTGCCCGCGCCCGAGCCGCCGGCGGAGCTGAGCGCGGTGCATCGGCGAGTGGAGCGGCGGCCTCCGGCGGCGGCGGCGTTCGCGGACGCGCGTGCGGGGCAGCAGCTGCCGCGCGGGACGCAGGTGCGCACGCACGACGCGGCGAGCGCGGAGATCACGTTCGCGGACGACGCGCAGGTCACGGTGCGCGAGCGGACGCTGGTGATCGTGTACGGCGGCGAGCGGCGGCTCGCGCAGCGGCGCGTCACCCGGGCGGAGCTCGAGCGCGGGGCGCTGCGGAGTCGGCTCGGGGAGCTGGCCGGGCGCGCGCCGCTCGAAGTGGAGACGCCCAGCTCGCGCGCGAGCCTCGACGGCGACGGCGTGGTGAGCGTCGAGGAGGACGGCACGAGCCGGGTCGCGAACCATGGAAGACGGGTTGCGACCGTGGAGGCGGGCGGAGAGCGGGTGCGGCTGCCGCCGGGCACGGGCACGGTGGTGCGGCGCGGGGAGCGACCGACCCGAGCGCGACGCCTCTTGCCCCCGCCGCGCTGGACGGTGGAGCGCAGCGGGCCTGTGATCGGCTTCGTCGGGCTCGGCGGCAACCTGCGGGGCGGGTTCGAGCCGGTGCGCGGGGCGGCGCGCTACCGCGTCGAGGTGGCGGCGTCGCCGCGCGGCGCGGAGCTGTTGACCACGCTCGAGGTCCCGGGCGACGCGCGCAGCTTCGCGGCCGAGGGCTTGCCGGAGGGCACGGTCTACGTGTCGGCAGCGAGCATCGACCCGCGCGGGCTCGAGGGGCGGCGCTCGCCCTGGCGCGCCTACACGGTGAGGCTGGCCCGGCTGGTCGAGCCAGGGGGCGGCACGCCCGAAGGCGACGCGCGGCCGCCTCGGGTGTGGCCGGGCACGTGGCTGGTCGCGCCACGCACGATGGACTGTCGCGACGACGAGGGGGTGTGGAGCGGCATCGTCACGCTCCGCGAGACGGGGAGCCGGAGCGTGACTTGCCGGGACCGGGCGGGGGACGAGCCGGCGCCGCTCGCGGTGGTGGTGCGGGACGTGCGCGTGGAGGCGGAGGCGGACGCGAGGCTGGTGCGCGACCGGACGACGACGCTGCGCCTGCGCCTGCCGGAGGGCGGGCCGCCGACGCGCACGCTGGTGGCCGATCTCCCGGACGGGTTCCGCGCGGGGCCAGCGCGCGCGATCGAAGACGGAGTCTCGCTCGAGGTGTACGCGGCGCCGGACGCCCCGGCCGAGGCGCGGGTGGGGCTCGCGGTGGCGGCGGGCAGCGAGCGCGTCCCGCTCGGGTCGCTGGTGCTCGCGGTGACGGATCCGGCGCCGCTCGAGCCCGCGCCGACGCCCGCCCGGCCCGATCCGCCCTCGCCCCCGCCGCGCCCCGTGCAGAGCGCGTTTGGCGACCTCGCGTGGCCGAGCGCGCTGAGCCTGCGCGACGAGCGCCGCGGTGGGTTGGCGGCGTGGATCCAGGCGGGGGCGCTCGAGGCGCCGGGCGACCCGCAGGTGCGCGTGGGGGTGGGCGCGCGGGCGCAGCTGCCAGATCTCCCGCTGCGGGTCGGCTTCGCCAGTCAGCTCGACGTGCTCGCGCGGCCCGAGAGCCCCGAGCGACGCGGCGACGCGGACCTGCTCGCGAACGTGGGCGCGCTGCTGCTGGACGAGGGGCCGCTCGGCGCCGCGATCGATCTGAGCGTCTGGATCCCGACGCGCGCGGAGCCGGACAGCCTGGGCCGGGTGCGCTTCGCGCCTTCGCTCGAGGGCTCGTGGCGGCCGCTGCCCTGGCTGGCGCTGCGCACGCGACAGGGCGCGCTGGTCGACGCCACGGAGCGCGGCGCGCGGCTCTGGTCCGGCGCGATCGGCGTGGACTTCGCGCCCATCGACGCGCTGGCGTTCGGGGCGGCGCTCGAAGGCACGGCGGGGCGCTTCTCGGACCGGGAGGGCGCGGCGCTCGGGGTCAGCGGCGGGGCGGAGCTGCGGCTCGGGCTGCTCGACGTGGCCCTCGGCGCGCGGGTCGCGCTCACCGACGAGGCGCGCGCCCTGCTCGGCGCGTGGGCGGTGACCGGGAGCGTTCGCCTCTTCGCGCGTTGA
- a CDS encoding ATP-binding protein: MSDPYDATTAQFPAFRTPVPPAPEGRPKLVVLRGGSPGSSFELTRLTTIGRSSECEIHIQESSISRWHARVSERADGRFEVEDLQSRNGVWVDGHKVERATLRAGTRIDLGQKVTLLFALEDPLERELRERQKMEAIGRMAAGIAHDFNNVVGAAQATLSHLESLLGALPDALPDEARDCMDDLTSALDRSVELTRSLATLGRREDTPRALVALDEVCQEVARLCRRTFRAGHQIQCDAPPDLFIFGSQTELHQVLLNLCINARDAMPEGGRIAITASKVGTSCVVRVRDTGVGMAPQTLERAFEPFFTTKPTGRGTGLGLATVAELVRGMGGSIDVESELGRGTSFRIGLPLASPPRTEAPPPPAKRTSRTPSQRILAPGQRGAHILVADDQELVRRSLGRLLVAAGHEVTFAADGEEALRVYRESQRKPDLVLVDLDMPGLTGRDVIEVLGGLPNPPAMVVISGHWDPTRRAELIRLGAAAYLAKPVDASVLRRTVASLVTPSAPVSVRPSYPAARPSYRP, translated from the coding sequence TTGAGCGACCCCTACGACGCCACCACCGCGCAGTTCCCGGCCTTCCGCACGCCGGTCCCTCCCGCACCCGAAGGGCGGCCCAAGCTGGTCGTGCTCCGCGGCGGCTCGCCCGGTAGCAGCTTCGAGCTGACCCGGCTGACGACCATCGGGCGCTCCTCGGAGTGCGAGATCCACATCCAGGAGAGCTCGATCTCGCGCTGGCACGCGCGCGTCTCCGAGCGCGCCGACGGGCGCTTCGAGGTCGAGGACCTGCAGAGCCGCAACGGCGTCTGGGTCGACGGCCACAAGGTCGAGCGCGCCACCCTGCGCGCCGGCACGCGGATCGATCTGGGGCAGAAGGTCACCCTCCTGTTCGCCCTCGAGGACCCGCTCGAGCGCGAGCTGCGCGAGCGGCAGAAGATGGAGGCGATCGGCCGCATGGCGGCGGGCATCGCGCACGACTTCAACAACGTCGTCGGCGCCGCGCAGGCCACCCTCTCCCACCTCGAGTCGCTCCTCGGCGCGCTCCCCGACGCGCTCCCCGACGAGGCGCGCGACTGCATGGACGACCTCACCTCGGCCCTCGATCGCTCGGTCGAGCTGACGCGCTCCCTCGCCACCCTCGGCCGCCGCGAGGACACCCCCCGCGCCCTCGTCGCCCTGGACGAGGTCTGCCAGGAGGTCGCGCGCCTCTGCCGTCGCACCTTCCGCGCCGGCCACCAGATCCAGTGCGACGCCCCGCCGGACCTCTTCATCTTCGGCAGCCAGACCGAGCTGCACCAGGTCCTGCTCAACCTCTGCATCAACGCGCGCGACGCCATGCCCGAGGGCGGCCGCATCGCGATCACCGCCTCGAAGGTGGGCACCAGCTGCGTCGTGCGCGTGCGCGACACCGGCGTCGGCATGGCGCCCCAGACCCTCGAGCGCGCCTTCGAGCCCTTCTTCACCACCAAGCCCACCGGGCGCGGCACCGGCCTCGGCCTCGCCACCGTCGCGGAGCTCGTGCGGGGCATGGGCGGCAGCATCGACGTCGAGAGCGAGCTCGGCCGCGGCACCTCCTTCCGCATCGGCCTGCCCCTCGCGTCGCCCCCGCGCACCGAAGCCCCCCCGCCCCCGGCGAAGCGCACCTCGAGGACCCCCTCCCAGCGCATCCTCGCGCCCGGCCAGCGCGGCGCGCACATCCTCGTCGCCGACGACCAGGAGCTCGTGCGCCGCAGCCTCGGCCGCCTCCTCGTCGCAGCCGGCCACGAGGTCACCTTCGCCGCGGACGGCGAAGAAGCCTTGCGCGTCTACCGTGAGTCCCAGCGCAAGCCCGACCTCGTCCTCGTCGACCTCGACATGCCCGGCCTCACCGGCCGCGACGTCATCGAAGTCCTCGGCGGCCTCCCCAACCCCCCGGCCATGGTCGTCATCTCCGGCCACTGGGACCCCACCCGCCGCGCCGAGCTGATCCGCCTCGGCGCCGCCGCCTACCTCGCCAAGCCCGTCGACGCCTCCGTCCTCCGCCGCACCGTCGCCTCGCTCGTCACCCCGAGCGCCCCCGTGAGCGTCCGCCCCTCGTACCCCGCCGCCCGCCCGTCGTACCGGCCCTGA
- a CDS encoding adenylate/guanylate cyclase domain-containing protein: MRTSFRLKIALLTIGVAALPLALVGWLLIDVNAREVESSSQALQIALTEQLAEAVDGELSRARAGLGAIANALTDDSLPEEARLATALRLLDAHEGLDVVAVYDADGALIDRMRDPSAREVSTPDALDAATRERGLGEATRAGRDAEVRVLVLTQLSAQGRATGWIAAPVSLDRVQRRLAELSSAQIASRRGRMVLLDERGRRLAHPQMELLLTEAERPPATLSRAPTSSERDGWLRTSVATEGAPWAVVTEIPKDVAYASLAEMRAIVIGTIAGTLLLAVLASFFLARRLTAPIATLVEFTKQLSARRFDARVQVETGDELAVLGDALSEAAAALERSEEAMRQEQAIRGDLGRYLPAELVEAIIRREASMELGGQRREITVLFADVVAFTPLSDRLPPEQVVSLLNELFTLLTGAVFRHEGTVDKFVGDCVMAIWGAPTAQPDHAERALAAARDMMRFLESANAGWRESVGVEIQLAIGVNTGEAVVGNVGSKERMEYTAIGDVVNVAARLETIARPQQILVTRATADAVDRELARVGEREVPGRAAPVELFEVSW, from the coding sequence ATGCGCACGTCGTTCCGCCTGAAGATCGCGCTGCTCACGATCGGCGTCGCCGCGCTCCCGCTCGCGCTCGTCGGCTGGCTGCTGATCGACGTCAACGCGCGCGAGGTGGAGTCGTCGTCGCAGGCGCTGCAGATCGCGCTGACCGAGCAGCTGGCGGAGGCGGTGGACGGCGAGCTGTCGCGCGCGCGGGCCGGGCTTGGCGCGATCGCGAACGCGCTGACGGACGACTCGCTCCCGGAGGAGGCGCGGCTCGCCACGGCGCTCCGGCTCCTGGACGCGCACGAGGGGCTCGACGTGGTCGCGGTGTACGACGCGGACGGGGCGCTGATCGATCGCATGCGCGACCCGAGCGCGCGGGAGGTGTCCACGCCGGACGCGCTCGACGCGGCGACCCGGGAGCGAGGGCTCGGCGAGGCGACGCGCGCGGGCCGCGACGCGGAGGTGCGCGTGCTGGTGCTGACGCAGCTGTCGGCGCAGGGACGCGCGACGGGCTGGATCGCGGCGCCGGTCTCGCTCGACCGGGTGCAGCGGCGGCTGGCCGAGCTCTCGAGCGCGCAGATCGCGTCGCGGCGTGGGCGCATGGTGCTGCTCGACGAGCGGGGCCGGCGGCTCGCGCATCCGCAGATGGAGCTCCTGCTCACCGAGGCCGAGCGGCCGCCCGCCACGCTCTCGCGCGCGCCGACGTCGAGCGAGCGCGACGGCTGGCTGCGCACGTCTGTGGCGACCGAGGGCGCGCCGTGGGCGGTGGTCACGGAGATCCCGAAGGACGTGGCGTACGCGTCGCTGGCCGAGATGCGCGCGATCGTGATCGGGACCATCGCGGGCACGCTCCTGCTCGCGGTGCTCGCGTCGTTCTTCCTCGCGCGGCGGCTCACCGCGCCGATCGCGACCCTGGTGGAGTTCACCAAGCAGCTCTCGGCCCGGCGCTTCGACGCGCGGGTGCAGGTTGAGACCGGCGACGAGCTGGCGGTGCTGGGCGACGCGCTGAGCGAGGCGGCGGCGGCCCTCGAGCGCTCGGAGGAGGCGATGCGCCAGGAGCAGGCCATCCGCGGCGACCTCGGGCGCTACCTCCCGGCGGAGCTGGTCGAGGCGATCATCCGGCGCGAGGCGTCGATGGAGCTCGGCGGGCAGCGGCGCGAGATCACCGTGCTCTTCGCGGACGTGGTCGCGTTCACGCCGCTGTCGGATCGGCTGCCGCCCGAGCAGGTGGTCTCGCTCCTCAACGAGCTGTTCACGCTGCTGACGGGCGCGGTCTTCCGGCACGAGGGCACGGTCGACAAGTTCGTGGGCGACTGCGTGATGGCGATCTGGGGCGCGCCCACCGCGCAGCCCGACCACGCGGAGCGCGCGCTCGCAGCCGCGCGGGACATGATGCGGTTTTTGGAGAGCGCGAACGCGGGGTGGAGGGAGTCGGTGGGCGTGGAGATCCAGCTCGCGATCGGGGTCAACACGGGCGAGGCGGTGGTGGGCAACGTCGGCTCGAAGGAGCGCATGGAGTACACGGCGATCGGCGACGTGGTGAACGTGGCCGCGCGGCTCGAGACCATCGCCCGGCCGCAGCAGATCCTCGTCACGCGCGCGACGGCGGACGCGGTGGACAGGGAGCTGGCGCGGGTGGGAGAGCGCGAGGTGCCGGGGCGCGCGGCGCCCGTGGAGCTGTTCGAGGTGAGCTGGTGA
- a CDS encoding WYL domain-containing protein, giving the protein MRRRLPGEVFAKYDLSSHQVSALRLARETLAPLEGTRLLATLDSLVQARSPTGAAVTAHKVRPAHTPTVVAQLEAALSRRLRVDLLYRGMSDEAGTVRRVDPGALHVRDGQLYFWAWALDRDDWRTFKVARIASVTVLDVPAVPHPGLEKVTDLSRAVRVWSGDPVDVTVRLAAPVARLASEYPLVAEQTVEARPDGAVLVHATVAGLVETVRWVLSWGRHAAAVAPDELVDAMRDELQAALDQYETDDPRGVSRMVRQSGVIPRTGHDHDEPDSAQTDEATAG; this is encoded by the coding sequence GTGCGCCGTCGCCTCCCGGGAGAGGTGTTCGCCAAGTACGACCTGAGCTCACACCAGGTGTCGGCGCTGCGTTTGGCGCGAGAGACCCTGGCGCCTCTGGAAGGCACGCGGCTGCTCGCGACTCTGGATTCGCTGGTCCAGGCGCGGAGCCCGACGGGCGCGGCGGTCACGGCTCACAAGGTCCGGCCTGCGCACACGCCCACGGTGGTCGCCCAGCTGGAGGCGGCCCTGTCCCGGCGGCTCCGGGTCGACCTTCTCTACCGCGGGATGTCCGACGAAGCGGGGACGGTGAGGCGCGTGGACCCCGGCGCGCTCCACGTCCGCGATGGTCAGCTCTACTTCTGGGCCTGGGCGCTCGACCGCGACGACTGGCGGACCTTCAAGGTGGCCCGGATCGCGAGCGTGACCGTGCTCGACGTCCCGGCGGTGCCCCATCCCGGCTTGGAGAAGGTCACCGACCTCTCGCGCGCCGTCCGCGTCTGGAGCGGAGATCCGGTGGACGTCACGGTGCGCTTGGCGGCGCCCGTGGCCCGACTCGCCTCGGAGTATCCACTGGTCGCCGAGCAGACCGTGGAGGCGCGGCCGGACGGCGCCGTGCTGGTCCACGCCACCGTCGCCGGGTTGGTCGAGACAGTGCGGTGGGTCCTGTCCTGGGGCCGCCACGCAGCCGCGGTCGCCCCCGACGAGCTCGTCGATGCCATGCGGGACGAGCTCCAGGCGGCCCTCGACCAATACGAGACCGACGACCCACGAGGTGTCTCGCGCATGGTGAGACAGAGCGGGGTTATCCCTCGAACTGGCCACGACCACGACGAGCCCGACTCCGCGCAGACAGATGAGGCAACGGCAGGATGA
- the cas3 gene encoding CRISPR-associated helicase Cas3', whose amino-acid sequence MTFEQFFERATGHPPFPFQSAMARCERLPDVLEAPTGAGKTATAVLVWLWRRREASPAIREATPRRLVFCLPMRSLVSQTARVARKWVGALDVEGEVRVHSLLGGAVDNDFEGDPIRDTVLVGTQDQLLSRALNRGFAMSRFKWPMHFALLNNDCLWVMDEVQLMGVGLSTTAQLAALRRRWRTYGTTHALWMSATMDTRLLGTVDHPHAGLETHSLSDEDRGHPLLARRLQASKTVSVRSDLDPGDSDYAKRLAAAVSEAHVPGTRTLVVCNRVPRARAVFQALEKAEHPTALLHSRFRPVERRQIEASVLDPTWSGVLVATQAIEAGVDITSKTLFTELAPWSSLVQRFGRCNRTGEWPADDPARLVVIDLPRPADDDAKALKAYGTAALPYTAEELDRARGLIGECADGSPAQLPKGLPETAEPTGPVIRRRDVYELFDTTVDLGGRDLDVSRYVRDRGLPDVQLAWRSWPQGESPRADAPALHRDELCSVPLADAQKLVEKARKKDRSACVRWDALEGRWLQATEPLVPGVSYLLRLEAGGYHEALGWTADPKSRPTAVTAPALAQDEDAADTLTYGSAAFITLEQHSREARSAAVELSDALPYDAPWSDLIRATHWHDRGKAHEAFQEMLLSALEEEDALRAEGPWAKSDGRPGGRRCVRSHFRHELASALAMVQAGESDLSAYLAACHHGKVRVAIRSRPTETAPPDGRPFALGVWQGDRLPETALGDGLVAPEVELSLRVMELGEGEGPSWTARSLGLLETYGPFRLALLETLIRVADWGASALHDPKGGR is encoded by the coding sequence ATGACCTTCGAACAGTTCTTCGAGCGAGCCACTGGCCACCCCCCGTTCCCCTTCCAGTCGGCCATGGCCCGGTGTGAACGGCTCCCAGATGTACTGGAAGCGCCGACCGGGGCGGGCAAGACCGCCACCGCGGTGTTGGTGTGGCTCTGGCGCCGGCGCGAGGCCAGTCCGGCCATCCGCGAAGCGACGCCGCGGCGCTTGGTCTTCTGTCTCCCCATGCGCTCGCTCGTGAGCCAGACCGCAAGAGTCGCTCGGAAGTGGGTGGGCGCGCTCGATGTGGAAGGGGAGGTTCGCGTCCACTCCCTGCTCGGAGGGGCGGTCGACAACGACTTCGAGGGAGACCCCATCCGCGACACCGTGCTGGTGGGCACGCAGGACCAGCTGCTCTCCCGGGCGCTGAACCGCGGCTTCGCGATGAGCCGGTTCAAGTGGCCGATGCACTTCGCATTGCTGAACAACGACTGCCTCTGGGTCATGGACGAGGTTCAGCTGATGGGAGTGGGGCTCTCCACCACTGCCCAGCTGGCCGCCCTGCGAAGGCGGTGGCGAACCTATGGCACGACGCACGCGCTCTGGATGAGCGCGACGATGGACACCCGCCTGCTGGGCACGGTGGACCACCCACACGCGGGGCTCGAGACGCACTCCCTCTCGGACGAGGACCGAGGCCATCCGCTCTTGGCCCGCCGCCTCCAGGCGTCGAAGACCGTGTCGGTTCGGAGCGACCTCGACCCGGGCGACAGTGACTACGCCAAGCGGCTCGCCGCTGCCGTCAGCGAGGCCCACGTGCCCGGCACGCGGACGCTGGTGGTCTGCAACCGGGTGCCTCGAGCCCGTGCCGTCTTTCAGGCGCTGGAGAAGGCCGAGCACCCGACCGCGCTCCTCCACTCCCGCTTCCGTCCGGTGGAGCGACGGCAGATCGAGGCTTCGGTGCTGGACCCGACGTGGTCGGGCGTCCTGGTGGCCACGCAGGCCATCGAGGCGGGTGTCGACATCACCTCCAAGACGCTGTTCACGGAGCTCGCCCCCTGGTCGTCGTTGGTGCAGCGGTTCGGTCGATGCAACCGAACCGGCGAGTGGCCCGCGGACGACCCGGCGCGACTGGTGGTCATCGATCTGCCCCGCCCCGCCGACGATGATGCGAAGGCGCTCAAGGCGTACGGAACGGCCGCTCTCCCCTACACGGCGGAGGAGCTCGACCGAGCCCGCGGGTTGATCGGCGAGTGCGCGGACGGGAGCCCAGCGCAGCTGCCCAAGGGGCTTCCGGAGACGGCAGAGCCGACCGGGCCCGTAATCCGCAGGCGAGACGTCTACGAGCTCTTCGACACCACCGTCGATCTCGGCGGTCGTGACCTGGACGTCTCCAGGTACGTACGAGACCGTGGCTTACCGGACGTTCAGCTGGCCTGGCGCTCATGGCCGCAAGGTGAGAGCCCTCGTGCCGATGCGCCGGCCCTGCATCGCGATGAGCTCTGCTCGGTTCCGCTGGCCGACGCGCAAAAGCTCGTCGAGAAGGCGCGGAAGAAGGACCGCAGCGCCTGCGTGCGCTGGGACGCGCTCGAGGGGCGCTGGCTGCAGGCGACCGAGCCGCTGGTACCGGGTGTCAGCTATCTGCTGAGGCTCGAGGCGGGCGGCTACCACGAGGCCTTGGGCTGGACAGCCGACCCCAAGTCGAGGCCGACCGCGGTGACCGCTCCGGCGCTCGCGCAGGACGAGGACGCGGCCGATACGCTCACGTACGGGAGCGCGGCCTTCATCACGCTCGAGCAGCACAGCCGCGAGGCGCGCAGCGCCGCCGTAGAGCTCTCAGACGCGCTCCCCTACGACGCCCCGTGGAGCGACCTCATCCGCGCCACGCACTGGCACGATCGAGGCAAGGCGCACGAGGCATTCCAAGAGATGCTGCTGTCCGCGCTCGAAGAAGAGGATGCGCTTCGAGCTGAGGGGCCGTGGGCCAAGAGCGATGGCCGGCCCGGAGGACGACGCTGCGTCCGCTCGCACTTCCGCCATGAGCTCGCCAGCGCCCTCGCGATGGTTCAGGCGGGGGAGAGCGACCTCTCCGCCTATCTCGCGGCGTGTCACCACGGCAAGGTCCGCGTCGCGATCCGCTCTCGGCCGACCGAGACCGCGCCTCCCGACGGGCGCCCCTTCGCCCTCGGCGTATGGCAAGGCGACCGGCTCCCGGAGACCGCCCTCGGCGACGGGCTCGTCGCGCCCGAGGTGGAGCTCAGCCTGAGGGTGATGGAGCTCGGCGAGGGGGAAGGCCCGAGCTGGACGGCTCGCTCCCTTGGTCTCCTCGAGACCTACGGCCCCTTCCGGCTGGCCTTGCTCGAGACCCTGATCCGCGTCGCGGACTGGGGGGCCTCGGC
- a CDS encoding serine/threonine-protein kinase — MIGTVVAGRYRVEAELGRGGMGVVYRAVQLPIERPVALKVLRRELVDAPKARARFEREARALSALPHPSAVAIYDFGEHEGMAYLAMELLHGETLAEALREGAFGAARAIDVATQLADVLAAAHGVGLVHRDLKPENIVLEGETVRVLDFGLAFLAAREGPAGRMTREGVVVGTPAYLSPEQARGEDVGPATDVYALGCVLHELLTGKAPFVGTEMEVLTKQMFAPAPPLEREGGLDVPAALDVLRRAMLDKVPDRRPGAAEIRDRLALLDPDPDRGRVRASADGYLGARAARMVDASAAPASEPSADVPEIGVVGEISPELMLGLTANGIAAFVLSDAEPIDGSTRALYAPGADEAALRALSAHGLPIVTDHAKGDIAGLTARLAAGAADVVLRPVAAADLARKLLRVTRDG; from the coding sequence GTGATCGGGACCGTCGTGGCGGGGCGCTACCGCGTCGAGGCGGAGCTCGGCCGCGGCGGCATGGGCGTGGTCTATCGCGCGGTGCAGCTCCCCATCGAGCGGCCGGTGGCTCTCAAGGTGCTGCGCCGCGAGCTGGTCGACGCGCCGAAGGCCCGCGCGCGCTTCGAGCGAGAGGCCCGCGCGCTGAGCGCCCTGCCCCACCCCTCGGCGGTGGCCATCTACGACTTCGGCGAGCACGAGGGCATGGCCTACCTCGCGATGGAGCTGCTCCACGGTGAGACGCTCGCCGAGGCGCTGCGCGAGGGCGCGTTCGGCGCGGCGCGCGCGATCGACGTCGCCACCCAGCTCGCCGACGTGCTCGCCGCGGCCCACGGCGTGGGGCTCGTGCACCGCGATCTGAAGCCCGAGAACATCGTGCTCGAGGGCGAGACGGTGCGCGTGCTCGACTTCGGCCTGGCGTTTCTGGCCGCGCGTGAGGGACCGGCCGGGCGCATGACCCGCGAGGGCGTGGTGGTGGGCACGCCGGCGTATCTCTCCCCCGAGCAGGCGCGCGGCGAGGACGTGGGCCCCGCGACGGACGTCTACGCGCTCGGCTGCGTGCTGCACGAGCTGTTGACCGGCAAGGCACCCTTCGTCGGCACCGAGATGGAGGTGCTGACCAAGCAGATGTTCGCGCCCGCGCCGCCGCTCGAGCGGGAGGGCGGCCTCGACGTGCCGGCCGCGCTCGACGTCTTGCGCCGCGCGATGCTCGACAAGGTGCCCGACCGCCGCCCCGGCGCGGCGGAGATCCGCGACCGCCTCGCGCTCCTCGACCCCGACCCCGACCGCGGCCGCGTGCGAGCCAGCGCCGACGGCTACCTCGGCGCCCGGGCCGCGCGCATGGTCGACGCGAGCGCGGCGCCTGCTTCGGAACCGAGCGCTGACGTCCCGGAGATCGGCGTCGTCGGCGAGATCTCGCCGGAGCTCATGCTCGGCCTCACCGCCAACGGCATCGCCGCCTTCGTGCTCAGCGACGCCGAGCCCATCGACGGATCCACCCGCGCCCTCTACGCGCCGGGCGCCGACGAGGCCGCGCTGCGCGCCCTGTCCGCGCACGGCCTCCCCATCGTCACCGACCACGCCAAGGGCGACATCGCCGGCCTCACCGCGCGCCTCGCCGCCGGCGCCGCCGACGTCGTGCTCCGCCCCGTCGCCGCCGCCGACCTCGCCCGCAAGCTCCTCCGCGTCACCCGCGACGGCTGA
- a CDS encoding cupin domain-containing protein, translated as MLVKKGQGFPRDALFGGEGTVTVWDLLGRAAAPPFTAILGCELEARGSVGRHVQEEFAEIVIGLEGEGVATVDGAERALGPGDVVHLPLGAVLSIDNRGDTPLRYLIIKASAG; from the coding sequence ATGTTGGTCAAGAAGGGTCAGGGCTTCCCACGCGACGCGCTCTTCGGCGGCGAGGGCACGGTGACGGTGTGGGATCTGCTGGGTCGCGCGGCGGCGCCGCCGTTCACCGCGATCCTCGGCTGCGAGCTCGAGGCGCGCGGGAGCGTCGGTCGACACGTGCAAGAGGAGTTCGCGGAGATCGTGATCGGCCTCGAGGGCGAGGGCGTGGCGACGGTGGACGGCGCGGAGCGCGCGCTCGGGCCGGGCGACGTGGTGCACCTGCCGCTCGGCGCGGTGCTCTCCATCGACAACCGGGGTGACACCCCCCTGCGCTACCTGATCATCAAGGCCTCGGCCGGGTGA